Proteins from a single region of Actinomycetota bacterium:
- a CDS encoding DUF664 domain-containing protein, protein MASYNDAEPTRGGTEARPELRVARPDESTPADEMTMARGWLTHLRESAIFKLEDLDEAQLRWKPASTANSLGAIVVHLGYAERLWLRVIFDGEAMDMSWRQNMFVIPPAWSVDDVVRFYRSETAAADAVLERAASLDLPSAAVIRPTTLRWIVNHLLEETARHVGHMDITR, encoded by the coding sequence ATGGCATCGTACAACGACGCCGAACCGACCCGTGGCGGCACCGAAGCGCGACCCGAGTTGCGGGTCGCGCGACCCGACGAATCGACTCCTGCCGACGAGATGACCATGGCGCGGGGCTGGCTCACCCACCTCCGCGAGAGCGCGATCTTCAAGCTCGAGGACCTCGACGAAGCGCAACTGCGTTGGAAGCCCGCCTCGACCGCCAACTCCCTCGGCGCGATCGTCGTGCACCTCGGGTACGCCGAACGGCTGTGGCTGCGCGTCATCTTCGACGGCGAGGCGATGGACATGTCGTGGAGGCAGAACATGTTCGTGATACCACCGGCGTGGTCTGTCGACGATGTCGTCCGGTTCTACCGGAGCGAGACTGCCGCCGCCGACGCCGTCCTCGAACGCGCCGCCTCGCTCGACCTTCCCTCTGCGGCGGTGATACGACCCACCACCCTTCGATGGATCGTGAACCACCTGCTCGAGGAGACAGCTCGACACGTCGGCCACATGGACATCACGCGTTAG
- a CDS encoding alkaline phosphatase → MIAAAGDIACAPSDHNYNGGAGVPRACDERATSNLMLDTKLAGILLLGDDQYENGTLSDFKRSFASTWGRFGSKLHPAPGNHEYNSAGARGYFQYFGGKAGPDHRGYYSYDIGDWHFVALNSNCRSIGGCNLKSAQGRWLKADLASHHNQCTLAYWHHPRFSSGRHGDEKLSDGFWRELYAAGADVVLVGHDHDYERFAPQDPRGRADPARGIREFVVGTGGRSHDPIDRVDANSVVRNDKTFGVLEMTLHKRSYDWRFVSVLGSTFTDSGVGSCH, encoded by the coding sequence GTGATCGCGGCTGCCGGTGACATCGCCTGCGCTCCCTCGGACCACAACTACAACGGCGGCGCCGGGGTTCCGCGGGCCTGCGATGAGCGGGCGACGTCGAACCTGATGCTCGACACCAAGCTCGCGGGGATCCTGCTCCTGGGCGACGACCAGTACGAGAACGGCACCCTGAGCGACTTCAAGCGCTCCTTCGCATCCACGTGGGGTCGGTTCGGGTCCAAGCTCCATCCCGCGCCGGGCAACCACGAGTACAACAGCGCCGGTGCGAGGGGGTACTTCCAGTACTTCGGAGGCAAGGCCGGTCCGGACCACCGCGGCTACTACAGCTACGACATCGGTGACTGGCATTTCGTCGCGCTGAACTCGAACTGTCGGTCGATCGGCGGTTGCAACCTCAAAAGCGCGCAGGGCCGTTGGCTCAAGGCCGATCTCGCGTCTCACCACAACCAGTGCACGCTCGCCTATTGGCACCACCCCAGGTTCAGCTCCGGGCGCCACGGCGACGAGAAGCTGTCCGACGGCTTCTGGCGTGAGCTGTACGCGGCCGGAGCCGATGTCGTGCTGGTCGGTCATGACCACGACTACGAGCGCTTCGCTCCGCAAGATCCCAGGGGACGGGCCGACCCGGCGCGTGGCATCCGGGAGTTCGTCGTCGGCACCGGAGGGCGAAGCCACGACCCCATCGACCGCGTGGACGCCAACAGCGTCGTCCGCAACGACAAGACCTTCGGCGTGCTCGAGATGACGCTGCACAAGCGCAGCTACGACTGGCGGTTCGTGTCGGTCCTCGGATCGACGTTCACCGACTCGGGTGTCGGGTCGTGCCACTGA
- a CDS encoding DUF1697 domain-containing protein: MDREPPARGDSSTRRPHGHHALAPRRQDRALSREAVRQMTIRVAFLRAVNLGKRRVSMATLVEVVERLGYDGVWTHVNSGNVVFDATGGRDAIEHRLERGLETAVGFEVTTFVRTATELRQAIAVEPFPVGTGDTYFLTFLKSAPTPAQRRALEGLTNEFDTLVVKGRDVHWRMRGKSTDTKLKTKDWELIIGRHQSTSRNMTMLRRLVAKVNARGSRSNR; encoded by the coding sequence ATGGATCGTGAACCACCTGCTCGAGGAGACAGCTCGACACGTCGGCCACATGGACATCACGCGTTAGCTCCTCGACGGCAGGACCGGGCGCTGAGCAGAGAGGCGGTTCGACAGATGACGATCCGGGTCGCATTCCTCCGCGCGGTGAACTTGGGCAAGCGTAGGGTCAGCATGGCCACTCTCGTCGAGGTCGTGGAGAGGCTCGGCTACGACGGGGTCTGGACGCACGTCAACAGCGGCAATGTCGTGTTCGACGCCACCGGCGGTCGCGACGCGATCGAGCACCGGCTCGAGCGCGGCTTGGAGACCGCGGTGGGGTTCGAGGTGACGACGTTCGTCCGCACGGCCACCGAGCTGCGACAGGCCATCGCCGTCGAACCCTTCCCGGTGGGAACGGGCGACACGTACTTCCTGACCTTCCTGAAATCGGCCCCGACGCCTGCACAGCGGCGCGCCCTCGAGGGACTCACCAACGAGTTCGACACGCTCGTGGTCAAGGGCCGAGACGTGCACTGGCGGATGCGTGGCAAGTCGACCGACACGAAGCTGAAGACGAAGGACTGGGAACTCATCATCGGCCGACACCAGAGCACGAGCCGTAACATGACGATGCTCCGCCGGCTCGTCGCGAAGGTCAACGCTCGTGGGTCGAGATCGAACCGGTAG